In a genomic window of Epinephelus lanceolatus isolate andai-2023 chromosome 3, ASM4190304v1, whole genome shotgun sequence:
- the g3bp2a gene encoding ras GTPase-activating protein-binding protein 2 isoform X2, giving the protein MVMEKPSPLLVGREFVRQYYTLLNKAPDFLHRFYGRNSSYVHGGLDPSGKLAEAVYGQAEIHKKVMSLQFSECHTKIRHVDAHATLSDGVVVQVLGELSNNGQPMRKFMQTFVLAPEGSVANKFYVHNDIFRYEDEVFGDSEAELDEESEEEVEDEPEERQPSPEPLQESPNSTTYYEPHPVTNGVEEPMEEPAPEPEPEPEPEPKVEEIKPEVDEKVLEEMEEKAPSPVPVESPPNTQEPPKTFSWASVTSKNLPPSGTVTSSGMSPHVVKVPSSQPRVEAKTETQTAPLRPRDQRTRDRPAFTPRGPRPDGVASSESQTGKPHLSFVNKGGRGETESGEMDSRRIIRYPDSHQLFVGNLPHDIDESELKEFFMTYGNVVELRINTKGVGGKLPNFGFVVFDDSDPVQRILGAKPIMFRGEVRLNVEEKKTRAVRERETRGGGEERRDMRRNDRGPGGSRSIVGSGMMRERDGRGPPPRGGMAPKPGMGSGRGSGGQGEGRFTTQRR; this is encoded by the exons ATGGTGATGGAGAAGCCAAGTCCCCTGCTTGTAGGGCGGGAGTTTGTGAGGCAGTATTACACACTCTTAAACAAGGCACCAGATTTCCTGCACAG GTTCTATGGGAGGAATTCTTCCTATGTTCATGGAGGACTTGACCCAAGTGGGAAGCTGGCAGAAGCGGTTTATGGACAAGCG GAAATCCACAAGAAGGTCATGTCCCTGCAGTTCAGTGAATGCCACACAAAGATCAGGCACGTGGATGCTCATGCTACACTGAGTGACGGAGTGGTGGTGCAAGTCCTCGGAGAACTGTCTAACAATGGTCAGCCAATGAGGAAGTTCATGCAGACTTTTGTGCTTGCTCCAGAG GGTTCAGTGGCAAACAAGTTCTACGTCCACAATGACATCTTCCGTTACGAGGATGAGGTCTTTGGAGACTCTGAAGCTGAGCTTGATGAGG AATCAGAGGAGGAAGTTGAGGACGAGCCAGAGGAGAGGCAGCCGTCCCCTGAACCACTTCAAGAAAGCCCCAACAGCACCACCTATTACGAACCCCACCCTGTCAC TAATGGAGTAGAGGAGCCCATGGAGGAGCCAGCTCCAGAACCCGAGCCGGAGCCTGAACCTGAGCCCAAAGTAGAGGAGATAAAGCCTGAAGTAGACGAGAAGGTTCtggaagagatggaggagaaagCACCGTCACCGGTCCCTGTGGAGTCCCCACCAAACACACAGGAGCCTCCCAAG ACTTTCTCGTGGGCCTCGGTTACCAGTAAAAACCTGCCTCCTAGCGGCACAGTCACCTCCTCTGGAATGTCACCCCATGTTGTTAAAGTTCCAAGCTCACAG CCCAGAGTTGAAGCCAAGACGGAGACACAGACAGCACCACTACGGCCCAGAGACCAGCGCACACGGGACAGACCAGCCTTCACTCCGCGGGGTCCCAGGCCTG ATGGTGTTGCATCTTCGGAGTCACAGACGGGAAAACCACACTTGAGTTTTGTTAACAAAG GTGGCAGGGGAGAAACTGAATCCGGTGAAATGGACAGCAGGCGGATCATTCGATACCCAGACAGTCACCAGCTTTTTGTTGGCAACCTCCCACATGATATCGACGAGAGCGAGCTCAAAGAGTTCTTCATGA CATATGGAAATGTTGTGGAGCTGCGGATTAACACCAAGGGCGTCGGTGGGAAGCTTCCCAACTTTGGATTTGTGGTCTTTGACGACTCTGATCCTGTTCAAAGAATCCTGGGGGCCAAG CCCATCATGTTCCGAGGTGAGGTGCGTCTGAATGTAGAAGAGAAGAAGACGAGGGCGGTGCGTGAACGAGAGACCCGCGGCGGAGGAGAGGAGCGCCGGGACATGAGGCGCAACGACCGAGGCCCTGGAGGTTCGAGAAGCATCGTGGGAAGCGGAATGATGCGAGAACGCGACGGGAGGGGACCACCACCTCGAGGCGGGATGGCCCCCAAACCTGGCATGGGCTCTGGAAGAGGCTCCGGCGGCCAGGGAGAGGGTCGCTTCACAACCCAGCGCCGCTGA
- the g3bp2a gene encoding ras GTPase-activating protein-binding protein 2 isoform X1 produces MVMEKPSPLLVGREFVRQYYTLLNKAPDFLHRFYGRNSSYVHGGLDPSGKLAEAVYGQAEIHKKVMSLQFSECHTKIRHVDAHATLSDGVVVQVLGELSNNGQPMRKFMQTFVLAPEGSVANKFYVHNDIFRYEDEVFGDSEAELDEESEEEVEDEPEERQPSPEPLQESPNSTTYYEPHPVTNGVEEPMEEPAPEPEPEPEPEPKVEEIKPEVDEKVLEEMEEKAPSPVPVESPPNTQEPPKTFSWASVTSKNLPPSGTVTSSGMSPHVVKVPSSQPRVEAKTETQTAPLRPRDQRTRDRPAFTPRGPRPDGVASSESQTGKPHLSFVNKGGRGETESGEMDSRRIIRYPDSHQLFVGNLPHDIDESELKEFFMTYGNVVELRINTKGVGGKLPNFGFVVFDDSDPVQRILGAKVEGPIMFRGEVRLNVEEKKTRAVRERETRGGGEERRDMRRNDRGPGGSRSIVGSGMMRERDGRGPPPRGGMAPKPGMGSGRGSGGQGEGRFTTQRR; encoded by the exons ATGGTGATGGAGAAGCCAAGTCCCCTGCTTGTAGGGCGGGAGTTTGTGAGGCAGTATTACACACTCTTAAACAAGGCACCAGATTTCCTGCACAG GTTCTATGGGAGGAATTCTTCCTATGTTCATGGAGGACTTGACCCAAGTGGGAAGCTGGCAGAAGCGGTTTATGGACAAGCG GAAATCCACAAGAAGGTCATGTCCCTGCAGTTCAGTGAATGCCACACAAAGATCAGGCACGTGGATGCTCATGCTACACTGAGTGACGGAGTGGTGGTGCAAGTCCTCGGAGAACTGTCTAACAATGGTCAGCCAATGAGGAAGTTCATGCAGACTTTTGTGCTTGCTCCAGAG GGTTCAGTGGCAAACAAGTTCTACGTCCACAATGACATCTTCCGTTACGAGGATGAGGTCTTTGGAGACTCTGAAGCTGAGCTTGATGAGG AATCAGAGGAGGAAGTTGAGGACGAGCCAGAGGAGAGGCAGCCGTCCCCTGAACCACTTCAAGAAAGCCCCAACAGCACCACCTATTACGAACCCCACCCTGTCAC TAATGGAGTAGAGGAGCCCATGGAGGAGCCAGCTCCAGAACCCGAGCCGGAGCCTGAACCTGAGCCCAAAGTAGAGGAGATAAAGCCTGAAGTAGACGAGAAGGTTCtggaagagatggaggagaaagCACCGTCACCGGTCCCTGTGGAGTCCCCACCAAACACACAGGAGCCTCCCAAG ACTTTCTCGTGGGCCTCGGTTACCAGTAAAAACCTGCCTCCTAGCGGCACAGTCACCTCCTCTGGAATGTCACCCCATGTTGTTAAAGTTCCAAGCTCACAG CCCAGAGTTGAAGCCAAGACGGAGACACAGACAGCACCACTACGGCCCAGAGACCAGCGCACACGGGACAGACCAGCCTTCACTCCGCGGGGTCCCAGGCCTG ATGGTGTTGCATCTTCGGAGTCACAGACGGGAAAACCACACTTGAGTTTTGTTAACAAAG GTGGCAGGGGAGAAACTGAATCCGGTGAAATGGACAGCAGGCGGATCATTCGATACCCAGACAGTCACCAGCTTTTTGTTGGCAACCTCCCACATGATATCGACGAGAGCGAGCTCAAAGAGTTCTTCATGA CATATGGAAATGTTGTGGAGCTGCGGATTAACACCAAGGGCGTCGGTGGGAAGCTTCCCAACTTTGGATTTGTGGTCTTTGACGACTCTGATCCTGTTCAAAGAATCCTGGGGGCCAAGGTAGAAGGG CCCATCATGTTCCGAGGTGAGGTGCGTCTGAATGTAGAAGAGAAGAAGACGAGGGCGGTGCGTGAACGAGAGACCCGCGGCGGAGGAGAGGAGCGCCGGGACATGAGGCGCAACGACCGAGGCCCTGGAGGTTCGAGAAGCATCGTGGGAAGCGGAATGATGCGAGAACGCGACGGGAGGGGACCACCACCTCGAGGCGGGATGGCCCCCAAACCTGGCATGGGCTCTGGAAGAGGCTCCGGCGGCCAGGGAGAGGGTCGCTTCACAACCCAGCGCCGCTGA